From one bacterium genomic stretch:
- a CDS encoding TolC family protein, translating to MRYTRVAIIAILLLVFSSVYGQTTLTLNDCINLALKNNLDIKVQGFNPKIAQKTINIERASFDKNLVLKSNLAGADSPTTEDLSIGISQKLYWGTNYNIELKSQRQKESSPSYQSDLSLSLT from the coding sequence TTGAGATATACAAGAGTGGCAATAATCGCTATTCTTTTACTTGTTTTTTCAAGTGTCTATGGGCAAACTACATTAACTTTAAATGATTGTATAAACCTTGCCCTGAAAAACAATCTGGATATAAAGGTGCAAGGATTTAATCCCAAAATCGCCCAGAAAACAATCAATATTGAAAGGGCATCCTTTGATAAAAATCTGGTTTTGAAATCAAACCTTGCGGGTGCTGACTCTCCTACCACAGAGGATTTATCCATTGGAATATCACAAAAACTCTATTGGGGAACAAATTATAATATAGAACTTAAGTCCCAAAGGCAAAAGGAGTCAAGCCCTTCTTACCAATCTGACCTTTCATTATCCCTGACTTAA